In Raphanus sativus cultivar WK10039 chromosome 5, ASM80110v3, whole genome shotgun sequence, the following proteins share a genomic window:
- the LOC108857279 gene encoding probable xyloglucan endotransglucosylase/hydrolase protein 16, whose amino-acid sequence MGQFLNLTVLVTVLVLTMVGTAYSGSFNEEFDLTWGEHRGKIFSGGKMLSLSLDRVSGSGFKSKKEYLFGRIDMQLKLVAGNSAGTVTAYYLSSEGPTHDEIDFEFLGNETGKPYVLHTNVFAQGKGNREQQFYLWFDPTKNFHTYSLVWRPQHIIFMVDNVPIRVFNNAEQLGVPFPKKQPMRIYSSLWNADDWATRGGLVKTDWSKAPFTAYYRGFNAAACTVSSGSSYCDPKFRSTFADGESQVANELNAYGRRRLRWVQKYFMIYDYCSDVKRFPQGFPPECRRSRV is encoded by the exons ATGGGTCAGTTCTTGAACCTCACCGTGCTGGTGACCGTTCTTGTTCTAACAATGGTCGGAACCGCTTACTCCGGAAGCTTTAACGAAGAGTTCGACTTGACATGGGGTGAACACAGAGGCAAAATCTTCAGCGGAGGGAAAATGCTCTCACTGTCACTAGACCGGGTTTCCGGGTCAGGTTTCAAATCCAAGAAAGAGTACTTATTCGGAAGAATCGACATGCAGCTCAAGCTCGTCGCCGGAAACTCCGCCGGAACCGTCACTGCCTATTAC TTATCGTCGGAAGGACCAACACACGACGAGATAGACTTTGAGTTTCTTGGTAACGAGACAGGGAAGCCTTATGTTCTTCACACTAATGTCTTTGCACAAGGCAAAGGAAACAGAGAGCAACAGTTTTACCTCTGGTTCGACCCAACCAAGAACTTCCACACTTACTCCCTTGTCTGGAGACCTCAACACATCAT ATTTATGGTAGATAATGTACCAATCAGAGTATTCAACAACGCAGAGCAACTTGGTGTTCCGTTTCCCAAGAAGCAACCAATGAGGATCTACTCGAGCCTATGGAATGCTGATGACTGGGCCACGAGAGGTGGTTTGGTCAAGACAGATTGGTCTAAAGCTCCTTTCACTGCTTACTACAGAGGCTTCAACGCCGCGGCTTGTACCGTTTCGTCAGGGTCCTCTTACTGTGATCCTAAGTTCAGGAGCACATTCGCTGATGGTGAATCACAAGTGGCTAACGAGCTTAATGCTtatgggagaagaagattgagatggGTTCAAAAGTATTTCATGATTTATGATTATTGCTCTGATGTTAAAAGGTTTCCTCAAGGATTCCCACCGGAGTGTAGGAGGTCTAGAGTCTAA